GCCTCGAACGTCATGAGGCGAGACAACTCAGCGGCCTCGCGATGACAGCTCAGGCGGCGCCCCCTGACAGGTAGCGTGTGACGAGAATGGGGTCTTGAATCCCACACAGGCGGCCTACTGCGTCTTCTTTTCGTCAGCCCCCGTGGGGAGCCATTTCCTAGCCCCGTACGTAGCTTGGTAGGATTCACCCGCTCCATCTGAAAGCGGCGCCGCCGCACGGGAGAGATGCGCGGACGAAGGTCCTTCATACCCGTCAAACATGACAGGTGCGCGCCGAAACGTGCCTCCCTGGATAAAACCTGGGTACTTTTGGCCCTGCGTCGCGCGGTTTAGATCCGTCTGTTCCCGCTTCTCGGGGCCATCGCAGTGCGACTGCGGCAGGACTCCCTGGCGAAGTGCTTGTCTTCCGGGCAAATTTGGCGACCCCTGCAGGGCTCGAACCTGCGACCTACTGCTTAGAAGGCAGTTGCTCTATCCAGCTGAGCTAAGGGGCCATTGGGCCATGGCCCTGACGCTAGTGAGTCCAGGGCCCGACGCGATTGAACTTGAAATTATCGGAATAGGACATCGTCCGCCGCTTGATCTCCTGAGGCTCCTCGACCCGGTAGGCGATGCCTTCGCGCTCCGCATAGGCCATGGCCTCTTCCTTGGTGTCGAACCACAGGCGGAGCTGCTGACGCATATCGCCCGAGCTGGTCCAGCCCATGAGAGGCTCGATTTCGCGGGGCTTGTCCTGCTCGAAGACGAGCAACCATTGCTTGGTCCGGGCCAGGCCGGACTGCATTGCGGATTTGGCGGGTTTGTAAATCCGGGCAGGCATTGGTTTTCGCACTCTCTCCAACGACTTAAGCCGGTGAGGATGGTCGGGGCGGCAGGATTTGAACCCGCGACCCTCTGCTCCCAAAGCAGATGCGCTACCAGACTGCGCTACACCCCGAGTCTCTCAACAGCTTGGTTTCTCTATCGATTTGAGAACCCCTAGGCAAGCCCCAAGGTTGCAGCTCCCAGAGCAATAACAGCGCAGTTAGCCATCGTGCGGACCCGGCGGGCCGCGCCAGCGAAAAGCGGACCCGGTATTGGCTGACGCGGCCCTTCGGGTCCGCTCAAACGCTACGCTGCTCC
This window of the Microvirga sp. TS319 genome carries:
- a CDS encoding ETC complex I subunit, with the protein product MPARIYKPAKSAMQSGLARTKQWLLVFEQDKPREIEPLMGWTSSGDMRQQLRLWFDTKEEAMAYAEREGIAYRVEEPQEIKRRTMSYSDNFKFNRVGPWTH